The following proteins are encoded in a genomic region of Candidatus Thermokryptus mobilis:
- the rpsU gene encoding 30S ribosomal protein S21, with product MVGIIVQEGESLDKALKRFKKKYEQAGILREFKRRTFYTPPSVKKKMKRAKAIRRAQRMLMEQM from the coding sequence TTGGTAGGGATAATCGTTCAGGAAGGCGAGTCGTTAGACAAGGCATTGAAGAGGTTCAAGAAAAAATACGAGCAGGCAGGAATCCTGCGCGAATTCAAGCGTAGAACTTTTTACACACCGCCTTCCGTCAAGAAGAAGATGAAAAGGGCAAAAGCGATACGAAGGGCACAAAGAATGTTGATGGAGCAAATGTAA